The nucleotide window ccctgatcctcgagagccaccttcctgtatgttttccaatataccctgttctggcatgttctttttggctggacacacctgaaccagtccctactcatgactgattacctggttcaggtgtgtccaaccgacaagaacatgccagaacagggtatattggaaaacatacaggaaggtggctctcgaggatcagggttccctacccctagACTCTAGGGGAATACCTTCAGAATGATTAATAAACATGGATACCAGGACTCCACAAACTTCTCATTCATGCCGTCTAATTTGTTGAAAATCTCTGATTTAGTCCATTCACCTTCTTGAAGCTTTTCAAGGTCacgtggttgctggagcctgtccctgctgctgctgttaggTGACAAAtaaccagtctgtcgcaggatgACACATTCACTCACTCAAATTCACACCTAGGAACCATAAAGAGGAATCAATCAGTCTATATGACGCATGGTTTTGGAGTGTCGTAGGAAGTCTGAATGTTTGAAAAGAACATGGAAAAGGTccctgctgggatttgaacctgaaTTGCCTTGCTATGAGGTAAAAGTGCTGACCACTGACCCACCAAATCTTTTATTGAGTGAATCACACATTAGCTGTACGAAAAGAATTAGAAAAGAGAGGTAGTGGGTGGACTAGATTATTTGCATACATAGTTATAAGATGTGAGCTGAACTTTACttgtacatttttactaatCATTCAGTTGTAATTTCTTGCAATTTTGTTTTGAAGATAAAATTATACTTAGTTTTTGCTCATATAGTTTttaatgtatctttttttatgtatttcatcaTTTCTTACATGTTCGAACCAAGAAATCAAATAGAGAAATGAGAGGAGTCGCATCATGTCTATATGGACAAATACTGAGGCACATGAAGCAGAATCTTCCGcttcacatatatatatatgaagcaGAATCTTCcgcttcatatatatatatatgcatatatatatatacattatatatatatgcatatatatatatatatatatatatatatatacatatatatatgtatatgaatatatatgtatatacagtatatgtgtgtatttaaATGCCTTCAAAGTCAATTGAGTTTGTTAATCCATGGCAACTTGTGAAACtcgaaaaacaaaacactgcacTGACAATCATTTGTCTTCACCAAGACTAGGCGAAACAAAGCAGAatttatgttgcatttttacTGAGTTTCTTTACAGCTTAGTCGTTCAATGCTGCTAAGTCCTTAAAGGCCAAGGGCTGTTGATGAAAACCTGAGAGGAAAATACGTCACTATTTACCAAGTTACTGGTGGTGTGAATGCAGCCTTTTTGTCCGCAGTCACGTCCCAGATTTAAAATAATGGGACTTGACTCTTCATGACTGCAGAGTTTAGGCCGTCACTGATGTGGACTGAACCGAACCCGACGCCAATGATGAAGGTGAACAACCTTCACACATGGATCTGTTTCATCAGTGGACACTACTATGAATCTGAGTTCCCATTAGTGAAGACAATGAACTCCATTCcaattaaatttgtgttttttggtgtttttaacatgatgatattgagaaaattaatctttaaaTGGGCCATACCATAATTTCCttaaacctttcagagtaaactataattatatataatagATAAAATTGCCATCaaataattccatccatccattttcttgtccgcttcttccctttcggggtcgcggggtgccggagcctatcccggccactgatgggcgaaggcggggtacaccctggacaggtctccagtctgtcgcagggcctcaatcacacacacattcactctcacatttacacctaggggcaatttagagtcaccaattaacctatgaagcatgtttttggacggtgggaggaagccggagtccccagtgaaaacccacgcatgcacggggagaacatgcaaactccacacagaaaggtcccagccgggagtcgaaccggggccttctcgctgtgaggcaagagcgctaaccactgcgccaccgtgcagcccatcaaataattaaaagtgtcattaaatgtgtcaatatttaattaaaattttaaatcatttaagaaatatttatttattgaaagatttaattaattaattgatgatttaatgaaagatttcatgacgtcatctgTCAAACTGTCCCGCCAAAGTCAGATCGTTGAATGTGAAAGCAGGATTTCTATCTCATGAAACTCTGgagtttattaaagtttttaaggttttctcTGGCacctcacacacatacacactgtAAACATTCTTAACCGTACAACTTTCGCTTTGACGAAGCTCCTTCCCGTTCAACGTCCGCGGGAATTCCGCCGTGCCGCCTGCTTCCTCGCACAGGTTCGGTGCTTGTTTTGACATTCCTTTCTTATAAATACAGCATTGTTGATCTCActgtaaactttatttatttgttctccaTAAGTCACAATATCATAAATCTCTTTTTGAAACAATTGTGGAAGGACTACTACTTTTTGCTGGGTTATATTTAAGATCTacaatctctttttttccttgtcaGACCAcatgaaaatacaaattaaaaaaatcttccttttcCCCTCACTAAATATGGTAAACCTTGTTTTccatgaaaaagtaaaacaggaaaaaacacatttgaagcaCTTATATTATAACTCAAACCCCAAGATTTTTACACAAGAATATCTTCAATCAAACTTTAACCAACCACAAAAAATTGCCATTGGACAATCTGGATGACCTATGCAAGAAaacctaaatgtttaaaagtataTTCCTCTTCATATCTTAATACATCAATGACATGTGGAGAGTTTCAATTGAACACGTCCACTAACTGAGTATCTACTTTTACATtccaaacaaactgaaaaaaacctggagcaaaaccagaagagaaagagagaagacgTGAGTGAAGCTGCTGAGGTTTTCACCATCGTCAAAAACACTTTGTTGGAAGCTTGGACAAATGAAAAACACGTCTTTATCGACGAGGTCTGGTGACTTGAAGGTAACAAACTCCGGTCTCATGCCACCACGGACGACATCACTGATCCATTCCTGGTACTCGGACACTTGGGTGTAGACTCCTGGGAGCTTGGGATATCCGCAATAACCAGGAGAAGACATGACTCCACTCTGGACCCAGTAGTCCTCTTTTTGGTTCACCATTGGTCCTCCTAAACTTGTATACAACTAAAAGAAACCaagcacatgtttttttttttttttagcacactCATATATAACTCTTCAAAATCTTTCATCTTTTCCTCGTGTTTGATTCTACAATTAAACTATATTTTCTAATCAGATTTGGCATTTAAACTGTTTCCTATAAAAGCTGTGTTCACAACTAACTAAAGCTGTTCAATCAAATTTAATGTTGGAAAATTGCACAAAAGGAGCTTGACAATAGGTCGTAGTTACCGGACATTCCTCCATTTCTCCAGCACAAATGATCTTGTCTGTTGACCCAATATAGCCACCGTGGTTGCACGCACAGCGCTTGGCTCCCACAATTGGTGTCTCAATCTCCGTCAGCATGGTAGGTACATAATTTTCATCTGAATAGAAAGAGAGTCAATTATGTGGAGTTACAAACTCATTCACACTCACTTGTGTGACTAATAACTGAACTAATACCGTATTGAGTGAAACCAGCGATCCAGCTGGTGGTCCCATCAAAGAAGGTGCTGTGTTCCGAGGCCAAGCAGACTGGCTGGATGTCCTCATCCAGTTCAACGGGCTCAGACAACTTCAAAAGGCAAATGTCGTTGGTTTCGAAGTAATCTTGGCCATGTGTACTATGGCACTTGACATCAGCAATAGATCGTGTCTCCTCGTAGATTTCTTCTTCATCAGAGCTTTCTTCACCCTTTTTCTGGATTTCCAAACCCAGGTGAGCAGTGGTATTGAATGGGTTATACCTTAAAGAAACATATATTTCACTTAGAGTTGACTGTCACAAACTATCAATAGTTTAGTTTAAGGGGCGGCAAGCTTTAACAGTAAGAAAGCcctttgggctcgttttctactgatctaaacctagaaggagctgcatagtcttaaTTTAGCATGTAAGggatttggatttgcattcatgaccttctttttatttcatctttttttattaaatatgaattatgtttattttttggcacaaacaaaagcaaacataaaaagaaatgagcatttttctcaaagtgggaattttttaaaacacttttactttttaccttTAGGAGAGGGCAAATTTGCACAAAAGatagctcgttgcttaattactagctgaactacgaattagcataaaatttctcagtaaattaaatcagtcaaaaatgtttagcatgttgctaaaataaaagctaaactctaaattaccctaaaaactccagtagataacaaattggccaaaattgctagcatattgctaaaatattagctaaactccaaattagcttaaatcaTTTCATTAGACGGTAAAATAGCCCAAATAAAAGCTAGCTTactgctcaattactagctgaactcatagcctaaaattcctcagtaaactaaattactaaAACATGTTAGCCTATTTCTAAAATAGAGGTTAAAATCTAAGTTatcccaaaaaaacctcagtagaaaacaaattagcctaaaacatctgAATGTtgttattagctaaaccccaaattagcataaaattcctcag belongs to Oryzias melastigma strain HK-1 linkage group LG18, ASM292280v2, whole genome shotgun sequence and includes:
- the LOC112155697 gene encoding chymotrypsin-like protease CTRL-1, with protein sequence MASQQLLCVFLVTTFLLFTGCDSHKPACGKVSSKNKKGDKDGSPGSWPWQVLLKQNGYFFCSGSLITNEWVLTSRYCMYNPFNTTAHLGLEIQKKGEESSDEEEIYEETRSIADVKCHSTHGQDYFETNDICLLKLSEPVELDEDIQPVCLASEHSTFFDGTTSWIAGFTQYDENYVPTMLTEIETPIVGAKRCACNHGGYIGSTDKIICAGEMEECPLYTSLGGPMVNQKEDYWVQSGVMSSPGYCGYPKLPGVYTQVSEYQEWISDVVRGGMRPEFVTFKSPDLVDKDVFFICPSFQQSVFDDGENLSSFTHVFSLSLLVLLQVFFSLFGM